From Lepus europaeus isolate LE1 chromosome 3, mLepTim1.pri, whole genome shotgun sequence, a single genomic window includes:
- the LOC133756613 gene encoding LOW QUALITY PROTEIN: renin receptor-like (The sequence of the model RefSeq protein was modified relative to this genomic sequence to represent the inferred CDS: inserted 4 bases in 2 codons): protein MKFTQQVLYLVSYSFNSIRASFVSDSDLIHKKAVGMGSRSFCSVVAQLTTELLHQIHSGHRGPLCRPGGSWAAPCSPSEDSYLHTPHPSCQAICTAAWSPGYTKEKQAFWITSGAAADVLTAWQMSPRHHKQKLQNNGEENQTPALVQVAVQREGGSWPRGGDEGTGSGSQNEPERVTPSRRGVLGNEFSILRSPRSVVFRNGNWPIPGKRIPDVAALSMGFXVKEDLSWPGLAVGNLFHRPQATVMVMVKGVDKLALSPGSVISYPLENAVPFSLDSVANSIHSFFSKETXLQLAPSEERVYMVGKANSVFEDLSVTLWQLRNRLFQENSVLNSLPLNSLSRNNEVDLLFLSELQVLQDMSSLLSRHKHLAKDHSPDLYSLELAGLDEIGKRYGEESEQFQNASRILVDALQKFADDMYNLYGGNAVVELVTVKSFDPSLVRNTRTILETRQENPTTPYNLAYNFEYSVVFNMVLWIMIASALAVIVTSYNIWNMDPGYDSIIYRMTNQKIRKD from the exons ATGAAATTCACACAACAAGTTCTCTATCTGGTCAGCTACTCCTTCAACTCCATCAGAGCCTCCTTCGTCAGCGACTCTGACTTAATCCATAAGAAGGCTGTAGGAATGGGAAGCAG ATCCTTTTGCTCAGTAGTTGCACAACTCACCACTGAGCTGCTGCATCAAATCCATTCTGGCCACAGAGGTCCACTCTGTAGGCCTGGGGGGAGCTGGGCAGCTCCTTGTTCTCCATCAGAAGATTCATACCTTCACACGCCACATCCCTCCTGCCAGGCAATCTGCACAGCAGCATGGAGCCCTGGTTATACAAAAGAAAAGCAAGCCTTTTGGATAACCTCTGGAGCTGCTGCTGATGTTCTGACTGCATGGCAAATGAGTCCGAGACATCATAAACAAAAATTACAGAATAATGGAGAGGAAAATCAGACCCCAGCTCTTGTCCAGGTAGCTGTACAAA GAGAAGGAGGCAGCTGGCCCCGTGGGGGCGACGAAGGGACTGGCTCTGGGAGTCAGAACGAGCCGGAGCGCGTCACCCCTTCACGCAGAGGTGTCCTGGGCAATGAGTTTAGCATCTTAAGATCACCAAGGTCTGTTGTTTTCCGAAATGGCAACTGGCCGATACCAGGAAAGCGAATCCCAGATGTGGCTGCACTGTCCATGGGCTT tgtaaaagaagacctttcctgGCCAGGACTGGCAGTGGGTAACCTGTTCCACCGGCCTCAGGCCACTGTCATGGTGATGGTGAAGGGAGTGGACAAACTGGCTCTGTCTCCCGGCAGTGTCATTTCATACCCATTGGAGAATGCAGTTCCTTTTAGTCTTGACAGTGTTGCAAATTccattcactcctttttttccaaagaaac ttTGCAGTTGGCCCCCAGTGAAGAAAGAGTGTATATGGTGGGAAAGGCAAACTCCGTGTTTGAAGATCTCTCGGTCACTTTATGGCAGCTTCGTAATCGCCTGTTCCAGGAAAACTCTGTTCTCAATTCCCTTCCCCTCAATTCTCTGAGCAGGAACAATGAAGTTGACCTGCTCTTTCTTTCTGAACTGCAAGTATTACAGGACATGTCAAGTTTGCTGTCACGACATAAGCATCTAGCCAAGGATCACTCTCCAGATCTGTATTCACTGGAGCTGGCAGGTTTGGATGAAATTGGGAAGCGCTACGGGGAAGAGTCTGAGCAGTTCCAGAATGCTTCTAGGATCCTAGTGGACGCCCTGCAGaagtttgcagatgacatgtacAATCTTTATGGTGGGAACGCCGTGGTAGAGTTAGTGACTGTCAAATCATTTGACCCATCCCTCGTGAGGAACACAAGGACTATCCTTGAGACCAGACAAGAGAACCCAACAACTCCCTACAACCTTGCATATAACTTTGAGTACTCCGTGGTTTTCAACATGGTACTCTGGATAATGATTGCCTCGGCCTTGGCAGTGATTGTCACCTCTTACAACATCTGGAACATGGATCCCGGATACGATAGCATCATTTACAGGATGACAAACCAGAAGATTCGAAAGGATTGA